From the Pseudobacteriovorax antillogorgiicola genome, the window TATTGTAAGATCAGGAAGAATCGTAAAAATCCCTTGTTCGATATGCCTCATAACCGAAGCAATATGTCTGGTTTTCATCTCCACTTGATTTTCTACTTCATGAAACGCCTTTTGTAGATTGACGTTGAGCTGCTGAATCTTGTTGCGATCTTGCTTTTCTCTCTGATTGATCTTATCCCCCAGAGCCAAAGACAGTAGGATCACTTCAGCTGCGGAACCAATCGTTACAGCATTGTCAACAATAAACCCCTCTGGTAGAAAACCAAGATTCTTCATCCCTCGCAGAAAGACTCCAAGTAAGAACGATGTAAAGGCGATTCCAAAAAATAGTGACGATCGGCTTCTATGATAAATCCCGACAGAAAACACATAGATGATGAGAAAGGCATCGAACATCACTAGAATATTGCCAAACATCACTGTCGGACCGTACGGTAATATCAATGATCCCAATGACAGACCTACCGAGAGACTAGTCATGCCATGAATTACTCGATGCGTCCGCGGCATGTTCTTCTTTGTTTCTAAGTAGCTCTGGACAAATAGATTAAGAAAGGTATTCACATTGCCAAGAAAGAAGCAGATACTAACATTACCCCACCACGGGTTATCAGGCCAAAGATGCTGTAGAGCAAAGCCCGTCATTGCCATCTGAAGGAGGGCGTAGTTGCTAATATAGGCCACATAAAGAATATAGGAACGATTTTTAAAACTAATAAATAGAAAGAAGTTATAGAGAACCATAACGGTAACGATGCCATAGTAGATTCCCCAGCCCAGGATTTCTTTTTCAAGACGCTCGATATACCCATTATGTCTGGCGAGTTCTATGGGAATTTGAACCGTATCACCTTGCATTCGAAGATAGATCGTCCTTACTTCATCCTGCTCCAACTCAAAGGGGATCACAAAGTTCCTGCTTTCAATGGGACGATCAGCAAATGGTAGATGGTCTCCCATGTGAAGCTCTCGCTTTAATTCGTCACTTCGAAAATCAAATAATGTGATTTGGTTCTGAAGGGGGTAGAGGATCGATAGCAATACTTTGTCTTTTTCTGAGCTAAAGTTTTTCAATCGGAACCTCACCCAGTAGGCCACTTGAGTGAAGCCAAAGTTTGGCGACCCTTCCTGGTGCACCGTCCAAGCATCAGGGGCTAACGCTAGCACGTCTTTCAGTTCCAATTGCCCCTTCGGATCAGCATAAATATCGAGTCCGCGATCAACCCGCACCAGGTCCACATGACTTTGCAAGCCAAAGGTCTCCAGGCAATAGACATGACCTGAAGCAATGACACTAAAAGAGACTACTATTAATCGAAACAGAATCGTGTAGGCCATAGAGCAACCAAGCCAGGTCAAGGGTAAGTGCAGGATAAAGAGTAAGACGAACTAAGGTTTCAAAAATCGTTTTAACGATGCAATAAAGCCACTTTCAGATTTGGTTTTGAAAAGCAGCTCCAGCTCACCTTCATCCAAGAAGATTCCACCACAAGTTTGACAGCGATCGATAAGCACATGATAGAGAGATTCCACCGCCATAACTTTAGAGCAGTTCGGACACTTGCGGACTTTCTCGTGACGCAAGATCCCTCGGGACTTTTCAATATCAAGCTTTTTCTGCTCAACGTACTTATGTATATCAGACCAAAAAATATCCTTATCTAAGTCTGAAGATCCAGGTTGCTTTGCCATAAGTGTCTCTCTCTAGCCAGGTTAGATGTGAAGCCTTCGAAATTATAGCACTTGAAATCCTATCTTACGATAGGGCTGGCAAGCTGTAACAATAAAGCCTAAGTATGACCTAGTAAGATTAAGTATTTTAGCCCCTTACCTGTAATTTCCTTGATCTAGAATCACCACAGTGATAACGCTTATCAATATCAAAAACTTAGAGAGGACAACGTTATGTGGAACGTCCGCACGGGAACCCTTGCGTCTTTAGGCCTATTATTAACTGCTCAAGGCTCAGCCTCGACCAGCCTAAGCCCAGTCGATTTTGCTCAGGCTCGGCAAGAAATTATGAACTTCGCCGGATGTTATCAGGTAGAGTATACCTATAAAGAGTACGAGGCACTTGTTGATGATTACAAACTGAAACCAAGTAAAACCACATATGCCTACGAGTGGATTGTGGCAGATGATCGTGGTGAAGTGATTGACCTGCAACATATCCTGACCATGAAGGACTTTGCCCTGAAACACTGGCGCCAGCGCTGGCAGTATGAATCCCCTTCGGTATTAACCTATCAAGGTGAGCAAACCTGGACAAAATCAGCGAATAAAAAGATTGGCACTTGGACGCAGAAAGTTTTCCAAGTAGACGACAGCCCTCGCTATGAGTGCAGTAGCGCCTGGTATTGGGATGATGACGGCCCCTTTTGGCAGTGTGAAGCCGCGGCTCCACTTCCTAGGCGAGATGCGACGACAAGAGACGACTATCAAATCATGATCCGTAACAACCTTCACCGCAATACGAACGAAGGCTGGATTCACGGTCAAGATAATACCAAACTGGTGGTAGATGAAAAGGATAGTTATCCCCTTGTGAAAGAAAGAGGACTAAATAGCTACAAAAAAGTTGATCCGAGTTTTTGTCAATCTGCGCAAGACTACTGGTCCGAGTTCAGCCTATACTGGAACATTGTTGTAGACGTTTGGGACGATGTTTACTCTGAGGCAGAAACAATTCAGATTCAAGGTCCAACACCATTATGGCAAGAGATCTTCCAAATGGTGGAACGAGCTAAGAACCAAAAACAAAGTCTCGATGCCTTCGAGAATGACTTCAACGAGCTGATTCGCTCGCGAATTTAAGTGTACTTGTCGCTAGCTTCCTTGTCGGAGGCGGCGACAGATATCAAGCATGGACTTTCGTCACAGCGATCATAGGTAAGTTGAGAAGGTGTCGATCAAGCCATTTTTCAGTGACACAGCTATGACCACCTTGCCCCCAGCCCAGGCCCCAGCTATTGGCAACCACATAGCAATAACGACCTTCATGAGCGAGGTGTTCTGGCAGCTCCAGGTAGCCGACAATGTTGATCGCATGGCCTTTGCCGTGCTGATCGAGACCGCCTCCTTCATTGAGCCGGGCAAGATCGATCACGGGTCTTTGACCATAGAAGTTGGGGCTCAAACGCACGGCGGCGATCACGGGTTGATCCTTGTCTAGGACTTCAGGCAAGTCTCCCACACTATAGAAGGAGTCGTAATCAGCTACCCTAGCAACACCTTTTTGAAAGCAGCCGGACGGCAAGGGCACTTGGGTTTCGTTCCCCCTTTGAGCTTCGATCTTATAGGGACACTGAGCCTCGCTTGGAAGATCCAAACGACTTTGCTGTTGGGAATGATCTAACGCTGGAACCGCCCAGCTACCACGCTTGCTGCAAGGCTTATCCTGACAGTCAGGCTTGGCAGCCCAATACACATACTGCTCTGAAATGTCATACTCTTGACCTTGCTGCCTTAAGAGAATCTCCACAGCCCGTGCTGTCGCAAAAGCTGAACAGGTAGGGCGAGCACCCTGATGACGAATGGGTAGATCACGGGCACCGCGAATCATCTTGTAAGTGTAGCGCGCCTTACTGGGCTTGTTGCTACTCTCGCGCTGGACTTTTTTGGGTGCCAACGACTGATAGTCGACCAGGTTCTTTTTAAAGGTTACTCGATCACGATCGAATTTCGAATGATAGCTTTTCCAATAATCGAATGTTTCTTGGTGCTGGCGTTTCATACTCTGTAAAGTAGCCATATACCGGCTCTTCATAGAATCTGCTGTTGCCTTGTACTGCTGACGGTCTGCCCTAGCCTTTTCTTTGAAGCGAGATAACATCTCTTCTTGTACCGATGCTCCCGACTCCTGAGCCTTAGGCTGATCTGGAGCAGCACTTGCTGGCAAAGGACCTAGCACCTTTTCATAGTACTTCTGGTCAAGATTAGTGGCACCTGAGTTCTGGGTCAGATCCTCAAGAATTGCTATCAGTAATGGCGGCAGCTTTTTTTCTGCCCGAGCTGAGACTGACAAGAAAACAAGGAGAGCGCAACAAAACCTCATCGTACGATCTCCAATTGCGAGCGAGCAAGCTGCACCGCATCCTTTTCTGTATTACCGAATCCTGTCGCCGAGATCTCATGTGTAAAAATCACAACGCCCTCAAGCACTCCTTGTAGATTGCAAGAGATCTCTACAAACTGTTGATCAAGCTGTTCAGATCGAGCAAAGACAGTTTTCCGACAGCTAGCCTTTAAGTTTGCTTCGCTTTTCTGTTCACTAACGGAATAGCCTTCTTTTTGGATTATATCCTTAAGATCAGCTTTCAAGTCTAGTGCCAGATCATCTTCGGGGAGGAACTTTAGTCGCTTGTTACCGATCAACTGTTGAACCTCAGCCGAAAGCTGGTCGATGGCTTTTAGGTCTAAGGCATTGCAGCTTCCCAGATTTAAACAAAGGAAAAAATTACTCTTGAGCAGGGGTCCGTTTTCAGTGATATCAGCCTGTGCAGCAACCGCACTGATGATTTTATCTTTTCTAGAAGCTGCGTTTTTAATGGTATCAAGGTGCTGAAGCAGCTTTTCCGAATGGAGCCTAACCTTACTTCGAATAGACTTCAGTAGCTGGCCTTTATTGATCTTAACTACTGTTTGAAACTTGCCACCATCGTTACAGCTTTTAACCACCCGTGCCTCTGTGAGGTTCTCGGAAACCACTGATTCGGCATTGGACTGAAAATCAACTGATAGTCTGTCTTCGACGACCCGACTTGAAGAGTTTACTTGAACTCGAATTTGTTTTGCTAGATCAACCCGCGCAACATCAACAGCAACTGGTTGGATCGTCGATTCTCCATAACCCCAAAAAAAGGATTGATCCCTAGTTTTTTGATTGAAGAACTGAAGACAGGTGTCTTCTCCTTGAGCCAAAGGGCTCCAAAGCATGCTGGCCGCAGCAATAACGGGAAATAGTGTGCGCATCATCAGCGACTCCAGGTTATCAAGGGGACTCGCCCCTTATGACTTATAGGTTGTCGATAAAATCTTTCTGCGCATCCAAAAGCTTTTGCCGGATTTCAGCATTGCCTTTTTGCTTCGGGCTGGTAGCATCGCGCAGCTGCTTAGCGAGCAGGGCTTCCTTCACTGCAATCGAAGCAGCACAGCGGATTTTCAAAACGCGACTGCCAGCCGTATCTGACTGCTCACGGATCTCATAGTAACGCTGCTTCACACTTGCTCCAGATATTGCACCTTGGCTAAGGAACGCTGTAATCGATTCAAATGCTGGATCGTCGGCAGCTGAAGCCTCGTCAAGCTGACCTGAAGTCGTGATGTTTTCCTTAATATAGCGGAGCATTTGTGTCTTCGCATCGAGAGCCGCCGCCTTCATACATGCTTCTGGCCGGCTGTCGCCACTCATGGTCATGATATTCGCAAAATAGACGAGCTTGCCATCTTTCCACATCACCTTAGCCCCTGTTGCCCAGTCAGGCGTATCTTCCATGCCCGCCATTCGCTCGATCACCCGGGATGCACGAAACTCAGGAGCCCCTTCTTCGGGAGTAGAAGAACAGCTAGACAACATGCAAACTCCAAGGCAGAGGGCAAGAACACTTCTCATGAAAAACTCCTTCAATGAATCAATAAAAATGCCACTAGACGAGATTCGCCAAAGACTGATCAGGTATAGTCCAAGTGAGACCTGGATTTATTGCAAGTGTACCTCGAAACTTTTTTTCTTTCATTACCCGGATGAGAGAGATATCAGGGTTTTTTGACCAGACAACAAGAAGCCTTGTGGCTTCCCCTGTGGGCCCGATCATGCTGGGAAAAATCTGCCTAGCCTGCATACTTTCCTATATGAAAACAAATACTTACTTTTTACTCAAACTTGCCCCAAGGCTTATTCCTCAATGCCTAAGCGAATTTAGTTATTTTTAATGGAGTGACAATTCTACAGATTTAGACAGTAAGACTAATGAGTTAAAGTTGATGCCGGAAATGAGTCACATTTTTTTAAGAGCGACCGAACCCATGGTGTCTCCCATTTTATAATAGTGGAAGAATGGGAGGAATACGGATGGAATCTTTTAAAACTTTTACATTACACTGGGACAAAATGTCCTCTAGCATCAAGTATCAGGTGCTAAGCGTTCGCTGCCGTGCTTACCAAAAGGTGGGAAAGTTCTCTAGTGAGAAACGCCCCATGGATGTAGTCGATGTATTTGACCGTCAGTCAAGTTTTCCTATGGTGCTCTATAAGGGTCGTGTCGTCGCTACCATGCGAATTATTAATCACAGGGGAGACCAGTGCCTTGAGCATGACTTTGCTGGCCCAAAGCTACGTGCTCTCGTATCACAACCGTGCCTTGAAATCACCCGCGTATGTGTCGACCCAGACTTTTCGCGACTGGGGCTGACCAACTTACTCTTTCAGGAGGCCGCACAAGCCATTGTCGACTTGGCGTTTCAAAGTAAAAAATTCACAGTGATCGGCTCTTGTACTGAAGAACTCATACCGTTTTATCAGAAGGTGGGCTGCGAGCTTATAGGCTTGGAGTACACCCATCCTGAACTCGGCAACCGCCCTCATCATATTTTCATTGCTGACACGAAAAAACTGATGATGGGTCATATGAATTTTTTCGTATTTGCCGCCGTTGCCGCTAAGGCTGCCCTGCGTGCAAAGCAACTCCATGGCTACCGAAAGATCTGCCCAAAGCTTAACCTAGCACTGCTTGCTCACTATCCCTTGCTCTTTAGCCTAAGGTTACGATCCCTAATAGCTCTAAAGATCAGACAGTGGCGCCGCCTTACGAAGGCCTTGCCACACCGGAGGCAGGCCCGGCTTGCGTTGGGCCAATCATAGCAAGCAGTTCAAAAAGTAAGCAAATTGCGTCGCCTTGGTGAACATTGTATTCTGTTACCAGGGCGATTGACATTTTTTTGGGAGCCAGTGTTTTGAGACGGTTAATCCTTTTAACAGGTCTTACCTGCTTTTTGCTAGGCGCTAGTGGTGACAATCCTGCTCCAGTTGCAAAGCCAACTACTGCACGGCCGAGTCAAGCAAAGGCAGGGCTTGAAGAGGTTCAAGCTCTAGTCGATGCTGGCAAGTATAAGCTCGCCATCCGAAAAGGCTTAAAAATTGGAAAAAAAGCAAAGGATGCCAAGGCATATAACCTTGTGGGGTACTCATACCGCCAGCTCGGACGCTACAAAAAGGCCATCAAAGCCTACAAAATCGCCTTAAGGATCGATCCAACCTTATCCATCGCAAAAGAATATTTGGCAATCGCCTATTTGAAGCAAGGTGACGCGAAGCAAGCAAAGAAGATCTATAAAGTCCTAAAAAGCGAAAACCCAAAGCTAGCAAAAATGGTCAAATTTGAAGCGGAAAAATTGGGAATAAGCCTTTGACGAGAATTGCTGCTTTGCTCGTTATTAGCATTACTTCAATTGAAGTCCTTGCCAATCACTCCTGTAAATTGATCCCAAGTTTCCCGAGCCGAACACCAGTACCATTTTCATGTGAGGACCTTCCTCAGGCTGAGCAATTATCCTGCCAGCGAGGCCAATCGCGGTTTTTCGACAGTAAAATATCTCCAAAAGGGGTAAAAAGCTGTGCTAGCTGCCACCAAGCTTCATTGGGCTTTCGGGGTGAAGCACCGCCTGGAACCCCTAAGATTCCATCTCTTCTTGATATCGGGCGGCGCGCAGGTCCATTTTTCTGGAATGGCCGTGCTAGCACCTTAGCTTCAGCCATTTTCTGGCCTTTATATCATCCCAATGAGATCGATGGGAACCCTGATCATTTCAAACTGTTCGGTGGCTCCACCCAGCTAGTTCAGGACTTAAGCAGATACCTTTCAACGTTGAACACCGCAGATGCTCCTTGGGACGCATATCAACATGGTGATTGTACATCCCTCGATAGTCGATCCATCCAAGGTTTTTTTGAAATATCTGAAGCGGGCTGCCTGAGTTGCCATAACCCTCCTGAGTTTTCAGGAGGGCTTCACAAAATATTCTATCGCAATCTACCAAACGACCTTTTCCAAGAGAGTGAGCCTCGGTATCTTGTGGATCTAGATCTACATCAGAAAGCCAAACCTATTGTAAGCTTATGGAGCGTCGCTCCAAGCTTGCGCAACCTTTCATTTGAAGGCCAGTCTTTTGGTCGTTTCGGCCAGCACTATCAGCTGGAATCATTCATTCATTATCATCTGTGGCAGGTATCAGCAAAGGGAGCTACCAACGTTCCAGATATTGTATTTTTTCTGATGAACAGCCTTCAATCCCGGCCTGAGCTCGGCAAAGCAGGTCATCAACGCAGCCTATGGTTGGACGTGGAGCATGTTTTCCAAAACATACCTTCTCAAAGAATCATCACATTCTCAAAAACTCGTCACATGATTCGTTAATTCGTAAGTAATTCGCCAAATCCCACTACCCTTACCTTTTCGTAACTGTCTTAAAACAATCTACTTTCTAAAGATTCTTATCAATTCGAAAAAATGTCTAATCCTGATCACATCATTTCGCGATGGGAATATTAGCACTCAGCACTGGTTTGCTTTAGAGATTTGGAGACATTTTATGAACGCAAAGTTAATCTTGCGAGTATTTCTCGTTATCCATTGGTTTCTTAACCCTGACCTTCTCCTAGCGGAAACCAAAGAAACCTGCCAATTCCACAATCACTGGCCTGATCAGTCTTCCAGCATTGACACCTTCTACGTAACTCCAGAGGTTTTATACCTTCGGCAAGGACCCGGCAAGGGCGCCCGGATTAAAGACTTCTTGGCACGCAATCAAAAAATCACAAAAATGGCTACTCCTCTCGTAGAGGCACCATCAGGCTACTGGATGGAAGTCATTGTCAAGTCCCCGCAAGGACAGCAAGTGGGCTGGGTTTTGTCTGACTTTCTATCCCGAGACCCTATGGCTTCCACAAGATTGAAGCAGCAATTTGCAAAAGTGGATTTTTCCTTGCAAGACAAAGTCTGTGAGTTTGCTCAAAACCCAAGGCGGAACGTTAAGGGCATCTACCTAACAATGTATTCATCCTATGGTCACCGATTCGATAAATACCTGAAGCTAGCTAGAGATACAGAGATTAATAGCTTCGTGGTTGATGTTAAAGACGAGCGTGGCAAAATCTTATTTAAGAGTAAAACGGTTAGCCAAAGACATCCCAAACAGGCTAAGAAAAACCTATATGAGACTCTCGACAAGCTTAGTGCAAAAACGAAGGCAGACAATATTTATTTGATAGGCAAACTCGTCGTATTCAAAGATGATTCGTACGCTCGTACATTTCCTGAGTCTGCTATCAGAAACGATGCAGGACAGTTATTTGAGGACCGTGATGGCCTTGCTTGGGTCAGTCCTCATAACAGACAGTACTGGAACTACATGGTCGGCATCGCAGAGGAGATGGCTCTTCAAGGAGTCCAAGAAATTCAGTTTGACTACGTTCGGTTTCCAGACACTAGCAAAAGCCTCCATTACCCCGATCGCCAAAGTGAAGGGCGCGTCGAAGCGATTCAAGGCTTTCTAAGTTATGCCTATCAGCGTCTGAAACCCTATGGAGTTTATATCAGCGCGGATGTGTTTGGTCTGGTTCCCAACACATCCGGTGACCTCTACATAGGCCAGCATTGGGAGGCCCTAAGCAATGTTGTCGATTATATCTCTCCTATGATGTATCCCAGCCACTATGCTCGCGGATTTCGTGGTCTAAAGAGTCCAGACAATGCTCCTTACAAGACCATCTATTACTCCGCCCGTGATGCTGTGAAGCGCAATCAAAATATACCGAGTCCCGCTACTATACGACCGTGGATTCAGGGGTTTACAGCTACTTGGCTCAGCGATCATCTAAGCTATGGCCCTCAAGAACTCAAAGAGCAGGTGGATGCCTTAGCAGAGTTGGGAGTCCATGAGTATTTGATTTGGAACCCAAAGAATCGATACGACGCGATCCTCAACCCCGTCCAACAGGTGGCAGAGGTCGAACCCATGGCAGCCGAAACTCCATCGGGCTCAAAACTCTAGACCACTCGAACGGCTTAGTGCTTGATAATGATGGAGAAAGATAAAGTTTTGAGGCTAGTCTTGACAGCTATGAATCCAGCCTTACCTTTTCTTTAGAAGGAGGGCTTATGGACCATGCTAAGAGACCTACCCATGATGCAGAAAATCATGCCCCGCTTCCTCCCATTCCAAGTCATTGGGAAGGAGACTATCGTGATCTCAGTACCGATGACTTTCTAGAAGATGCTTCTAAACCGAGTCCAGGTCCTCTTTATACTTTAATTTATAAAAACGCGCTAACACCGACCATTTATTGGTCGGTGACCCTTATTATAGCAACGATCTTCCACTGGCTTTATGGACATCAATACGATCTCACCGCCAGTTATCAAAGTGTCTTTCAGGGTGACCAAGTTTGGAAACTGTGGAGTTCCCTATGGATTCATAGTGATATAGAGCACCTTCTATCGAATCTGTGGCTTTTCAGCGTGTTTGCCTATCTACTGCGGGCCTTTTGGGGACCAAGTGTATTTCCAGTTTTAAGCTTTGGCATTCTCGGGGCATTGACCACAGCGACAACCATTTACCACTACGGCCCAGGACCGCGGCTTTTAGGAGCTTCGGGAATGATTTATGGGATGATCGGGTTATGGCTCGTCACCTATTGCCGCTATGAGACTAGATTTTCCTTAGGAACCAGAATCTTTCGATCCATAGGCTTTGTTCTTATCATGCTATTTCCGACAACTGTAACAAAAAATGTCAGCTACTCCGCCCATGCCTTTGGTTTTTTGTGGGGCTTAGGTTTCGGAACACTTCTGATCCTCATGCGCGGTAACAATCATCCAGAACAGGAATCTGAGAGAGCTTTAGAATCACCTAAAGCAGTGATCACATCGACAGCCCCACAGGATCTATCTCACTTCGAAGTAGGGCAACACTATCCGCCACCAAAACTGCCAAACCAGGATACATAGATTGTAGCTTCCGCCGCGACGACTCCGAGCAATAGAACTCATCGATTGCAGCTGCCACAAATTCTTCAATATGACTCATGCGATAGGAAGCATTTAGATCCGCAGGAGAAGGCCACCTTCGCCAGTAGCGAAAGGCCTGCTGCCAAATGGCGGAACGACTCCAGCCCGAATTAAAGTCAAGCACATGACCGATTTCATGAAGCGCAAGGGAGTTCGCACTGTGCGGCAAACCTGGGTGGCCGAGATATGCGCCATCGCGATCGCCAGCACCTGGAACGTGGTCCCATGTATAGCCACTTAGTTCCCAACCCCGAGGTACTAAGCCCTGAAGGTGTCTGAACTTGGGAAACTCGATGATACTCTGGTTACTCAAGTGAACTTTGATTTGTCGTTTCTTAAGAAACAAGCGAGCGGTCAAAGGTAAGCGCATCATTTCGTTTAAGTGCACAATGCGTACTTGCTTCGAAGCTCCGAAATCAACCACCTCAAAATCTTTGTAAGCCCTTGGGTGAAGTTTCTTATACGACACATCGCACCGGGTCTGGATAGCTCCTGGATCAACTTTTTGACCAATGTCTATTGCGCTATGAGCATTTGACCCACCCACAAAAATCCATAAAACTACCATCAATATTGGCCAATTCATTGAGTCTCTCCCTTCAATAACCGAAACGTATTTAGCCAAATTTAGGTAAGAACTCAAGGGAGCAACTTGGTCGCATTACGTCAATCTTGCTAGAATATAAAGATGCACTGGAGGATGGCATGCAATACTTCAAGCTTTCTTTATTTATTGTTCTATGTGGTTGTGGTGACCCATCTCCTTGGTATCATTTTCAAAGTCAAATCTACCGATCCCTGACCCAGAAAAACTTAGATCTTTTAAGGGAAGGAACTGAGGACTTCGAGCCATTTAAAGTTGCGCTCACAGCCGACCCTCAGGTCGTCGTTGGTTTTCTTCAAAGCTGTCGTACGGAAATCAACAAACGCAATGATATCGACTTTTCGTTGCTGTTAGGCGACCTCACGGATAGAAGCCTAGGCCGGGAATTCGAGTGGGTAGCAGACATAATCCGGGATTTTCGCCGGCCCATGCTCACAGTGGTCGGTAATCACGATGGATTGATCTACGGCAATGATCTGTACCAGAAGATGTTTGGTGATCTAAATTACTCATTTATCTACAACGATGTAAAATTCATCATGTGGAATAACAACCCCTATGAGTGGGGCTATCCGGACATTGCTTGGCTTGAGCAAGAGATTGAAAGTCATCCTCGCGTTGTCATAGGCTCCCACCAACCTCCTGGCAGCGTCGAGCGATATCCTGAGATTAACGCGATTTGGGAAGGCTTCTACGCCAACCCCAATGTCCTAGGTTCGGTTCATGGCCACCTTCATAACTGGATTTATCGAGAAATCAGTGGCAAACCCGTTCTCACAGTCGCAAGGGTTACTGACACCAATTGGGGCATTATGGAGTTTGATGACGAGGGAAATTTGATCTTTCATAAGTGCCAAGGAAGCTCATGCGAAGCCTTACCCTAATCTTTGTAGTCTTAGCCAGCCTCAAGCAGGGAGTCGCCCAGGAGCAGGCAGTGCCCCCTAGCCGCGGACCCGACTATAGACTCCAACACCAATATGGAGCGAATAAAGGCTTCTACTCCCTCGGTATTGGATACGAGAATCATGGTTTTGAGCCGTCGGTATCAATCGGGTGGACGCCACCGAACATCAGTCAGCTAAACTTTGAACTTAATTGGCAGGTGTGGCGAGCTGCGAAGAAAGAGGTTTTTGAGTGCCTCTTAGGCTTTTCACTGCTATTGAATGGTTCGCCCAACACCTACTTTGAGCTTCCAAAGCAATACCCTAACAAATACTATCCACCCAACGCCTACTTCTTTGGTGTGCAAGCCGTTTTAAGACATCACAATTTCTATGTGGAAATAAGCATGCTTGACTACTATTTTGAAGTTTTAGCGCGAAATGCACCTGGCACCATGAGGAGTGGCGATCTCTTGTCCGTAGGAGTGGGCTACGTTCAAGAGATTGATTTATCTTGGTCTGAATTCCTAGAAATCCTAAAGCTCTAAGGTTGCACACAGTTGAATGTGAGGCTCAGATCTAGTCCACTGAAGCTAATGGTCTCAAGTCGTGAAGTCATCAAGGGTCCAAATGTTTCCATAACTAGTTGGCATTGGCTTTTAGACAGCTGATACTCTCGCTCTTCTGTGGATGGGTCGTCATTAGCAATGACTCTCAAGAACTCGTGTAGCCCCATTTTCAAGAACCATTC encodes:
- a CDS encoding anthrax toxin lethal factor-related metalloendopeptidase, translated to MNWPILMVVLWIFVGGSNAHSAIDIGQKVDPGAIQTRCDVSYKKLHPRAYKDFEVVDFGASKQVRIVHLNEMMRLPLTARLFLKKRQIKVHLSNQSIIEFPKFRHLQGLVPRGWELSGYTWDHVPGAGDRDGAYLGHPGLPHSANSLALHEIGHVLDFNSGWSRSAIWQQAFRYWRRWPSPADLNASYRMSHIEEFVAAAIDEFYCSESSRRKLQSMYPGLAVLVADSVALLRSEIDPVGLSM
- a CDS encoding metallophosphoesterase family protein, yielding MQYFKLSLFIVLCGCGDPSPWYHFQSQIYRSLTQKNLDLLREGTEDFEPFKVALTADPQVVVGFLQSCRTEINKRNDIDFSLLLGDLTDRSLGREFEWVADIIRDFRRPMLTVVGNHDGLIYGNDLYQKMFGDLNYSFIYNDVKFIMWNNNPYEWGYPDIAWLEQEIESHPRVVIGSHQPPGSVERYPEINAIWEGFYANPNVLGSVHGHLHNWIYREISGKPVLTVARVTDTNWGIMEFDDEGNLIFHKCQGSSCEALP